From the genome of Carassius auratus strain Wakin chromosome 26, ASM336829v1, whole genome shotgun sequence, one region includes:
- the LOC113044778 gene encoding uncharacterized protein LOC113044778: MERPRLALIALMFLLFHQKIIYGEEVEMKVRPGDNITLYCDRSITLGSVIVWIRNCSHENQPSLIIEFRKLEEDFQRFRFIHNPYNNSYDLHITNISVSDLGLYYCAKLENKVNQDEKGILSRSKVYYYGNQTTRLSLEANSCSEPSAPPNCLLCWTMLFSMCLVCVVLSSICVFCFFCKKTTDVATDQKDKLKGRNTAECMDEEVCYASLDVITKRQKQRKTKRVQSSDFSTYAQVRTQTE; encoded by the exons ATGGAGAGGCCAAGACTTGCTCTTATCGCACTCAtgt ttttactgtttcaTCAGAAAATAATCTATGGAGAAGAAGTGGAGATGAAAGTCAGACCAGGAGACAACATCACTCTCTACTGTGATCGCTCTATAACTCTTGGTTCTGTCATTGTATGGATAAGAAACTGCTCTCATGAAAATCAACCCTCTCTCATAATAGAATTTAGGAAACTGGAAGAGGATTTTCAGCGTTTCAGATTTATCCACAACCCCTATAATAATTCTTATGATCTACATATTACTaacatcagtgtgtctgatctggGACTGTACTACTGTGCAAAACTAGAGAATAAGGTAAATCAAGATGAAAAAGGCATCCTTTCGAGATCAAAAGTGTACTATTATGGAAACCAAACAACTCGTCTCTCTCTGGAAG cgAATTCCTGTTCTGAACCCTCTGCACCTCCTAACTGTCTGCTCTGCTGGACGATGCTGTTCAGTATGTGTCTGGTGTGTGTTGTCCTCTCCTCCATCTGTGTGTTCTGCTTCTTTTGTAAGAAAACTACAG ATGTTGCGACAGATCAGAAAGATAAGTTAAAAGGTAGAAATACAGCCGAG tgcaTGGATGAAGAGGTGTGTTATGCATCTTTAGATGTGATCACCAAGAGACAAAAACAACGCAAGACAAAGCGAGTGCAGAGTTCTGACTTCAGTACTTACGCTCAGGTCAGAACACAAACTGAATAG